Proteins encoded by one window of Cinclus cinclus chromosome 14, bCinCin1.1, whole genome shotgun sequence:
- the NDFIP1 gene encoding NEDD4 family-interacting protein 1 isoform X4, protein MAAAAAEPSTGRYQQLQNEEEPGEAVPVVNDAPPPYSSISAESTAYFDYKDELGFPKPPSYNVATTLPSYDEAERTKAEATIPLVPGRDEDFMTRDDFDDTDQLRIGNDGIFMLTFFMAFLFNWIGFFLSFCLTTSAAGRYGAISGFGLSLIKWILIVRFSTYFPGYFDGQYWLWWVFLVLGFLLFLRGFINYAKVRKMPDTFSTLPRTRVLFIY, encoded by the exons ATGGCGGCCGCGGCCGCCGAGCCCAGCACCGGCCGCTACCAGCAG CTGCAGAATGAAGAGGAGCCGGGCGAGGCTGTGCCGGTGGTGAACGACGCCCCTCCACCctacagcagcatttctgcagagAGCACAG CTTATTTTGACTACAAGGATGAGTTGGGGTTCCCGAAGCCGCCGTCCTACAACGTGGCCACCACTCTGCCCAGCTACGACGAGGCCGAGAGGACCAAGGCTGAGGCCACCATTCCCTTGGTTCCTGGCAGG gATGAAGATTTCATGACACGGGATGATTTTGATGACACTGACCAGCTGAGGATAGGAAATGATGGCATTTTCATGCTGACTTTCTTCA TGGCATTCCTCTTCAACTGGATTGgatttttcctgtctttctgtCTGACTACTTCAGCTGCAGGACGATATGGGGCCATTTCTGGGTTTGGTCTGTCTCTTATTAAGTGGATCCTTATTGTCAGG TTCTCCACCTATTTTCCTGGATACTTTGATGGCCAGTACTGGCTTTGGTGGGTCTTCCTTGTACTAG gttttctgctgtttctcagaGGATTTATTAATTATGCAAAGGTCAGGAAGATGCCAGATACGTTTTCCACCCTCCCCAGAACCAGAGTTCTCTTTATTTACTAA
- the GNPDA1 gene encoding glucosamine-6-phosphate isomerase 1: protein MKLIILENYSQASEWAAKYIRNRIVQFGPGPGRFFTLGLPTGSTPLGCYSKLVEYHRNGDLSFKYVKTFNMDEYVGLPRDHPESYHSFMWNNFFKHIDISPENVHILDGNAPDLQAECDAFEEKIKAAGGIELFVGGIGPDGHIAFNEPGSSLVSRTRVKTLAMDTILANARFFDGDLSKVPTMALTVGVGTVMDAREVMILITGAHKAFALYKAIEDGVNHMWTVSAFQQHPNTVFVCDEDATLELKVKTVKYFKGLMLVHNKLVEPLYSMKEMGTERSQSKKPYSD from the exons ATGAAGTTGATCATCCTGGAGAATTACTCTCAGGCCAGCGAGTGGGCGGCCAAGTACATCCGCAACCGCATCGTGCAGTTcgggcccggccccgggcgCTTCTTCACGCTGGGGCTGCCCACAG GCAGCACCCCCCTGGGCTGCTACAGCAAACTGGTGGAGTATCACCGCAACGGGGACCTCTCCTTCAAGTACGTGAAGACTTTCAACATGGACGAGTACGTGG GTCTCCCAAGGGATCACCCAGAGAGTTACCATTCCTTCATGTGGAATAACTTCTTCAAGCACATTGACATCTCACCAGAAAATGTCCACATCTTGGATGGAAATGCCCCTGATCTCCAGGCAGAGTGTGATGCATTTGAGGAGAAAATCAAAGCAGCTGGAGGCATAGAGCTCTTTGTTGGAG gtaTCGGCCCCGATGGTCACATCGCCTTCAACGAGCCAGGATCCAGTTTGGTGTCCAGGACACGAGTGAAGACCTTGGCCATGGACACCATCCTGGCCAATGCCAGGTTCTTTGATGGTGACCTCTCCAAAGTGCCCACCATGGCTTTGACAGTTGGAGTAGGCACTGTCATGGATGCCAGAGAG GTGATGATCCTGATCACAGGAGCCCACAAAGCCTTTGCTTTGTACAAAGCCATCGAGGATGGTGTGAACCACATGTGGACGGTGTCGGCCTTCCAGCAGCACCCCAACACCGTGTTCGTGTGTGACGAGGACGCCACGCTGGAGCTCAAGGTCAAAACAGTGAAATACTTCAAAG GTTTAATGCTGGTTCACAACAAGCTCGTGGAGCCCTTGTACAGCATGAAGGAGATGGGAACAGAGAGGAGCCAGTCCAAGAAGCCATACAGTGATTAA
- the NDFIP1 gene encoding NEDD4 family-interacting protein 1 isoform X2, which yields MDGRVERGQALRTWGMGSLALTWSTAPFQHGVLEEVLSYLLWNCFCAAYFDYKDELGFPKPPSYNVATTLPSYDEAERTKAEATIPLVPGRDEDFMTRDDFDDTDQLRIGNDGIFMLTFFMAFLFNWIGFFLSFCLTTSAAGRYGAISGFGLSLIKWILIVRFSTYFPGYFDGQYWLWWVFLVLGFLLFLRGFINYAKVRKMPDTFSTLPRTRVLFIY from the exons ATGGATGGAAGGGTGGAGAGGGGACAGGCTTTAAGAACCTGGGGAATGGGCTCATTGGCgctcacctggagcactgctCCTTTCCAACACGGAGTTCTTGAGGAAGTGCTGAGTTACCTCCTGTGGAACTGTTTTTGTGCAGCTTATTTTGACTACAAGGATGAGTTGGGGTTCCCGAAGCCGCCGTCCTACAACGTGGCCACCACTCTGCCCAGCTACGACGAGGCCGAGAGGACCAAGGCTGAGGCCACCATTCCCTTGGTTCCTGGCAGG gATGAAGATTTCATGACACGGGATGATTTTGATGACACTGACCAGCTGAGGATAGGAAATGATGGCATTTTCATGCTGACTTTCTTCA TGGCATTCCTCTTCAACTGGATTGgatttttcctgtctttctgtCTGACTACTTCAGCTGCAGGACGATATGGGGCCATTTCTGGGTTTGGTCTGTCTCTTATTAAGTGGATCCTTATTGTCAGG TTCTCCACCTATTTTCCTGGATACTTTGATGGCCAGTACTGGCTTTGGTGGGTCTTCCTTGTACTAG gttttctgctgtttctcagaGGATTTATTAATTATGCAAAGGTCAGGAAGATGCCAGATACGTTTTCCACCCTCCCCAGAACCAGAGTTCTCTTTATTTACTAA
- the NDFIP1 gene encoding NEDD4 family-interacting protein 1 isoform X3 encodes MAAAAAEPSTGRYQQLQNEEEPGEAVPVVNDAPPPYSSISAESTAYFDYKDELGFPKPPSYNVATTLPSYDEAERTKAEATIPLVPGRDEDFMTRDDFDDTDQLRIGNDGIFMLTFFMAFLFNWIGFFLSFCLTTSAAGRYGAISGFGLSLIKWILIVRVSCVVQNHVQTLMTLTLFFPSRFFYLILKLVINLGLVVFFFLKMKSFLSYLLTKGRDFS; translated from the exons ATGGCGGCCGCGGCCGCCGAGCCCAGCACCGGCCGCTACCAGCAG CTGCAGAATGAAGAGGAGCCGGGCGAGGCTGTGCCGGTGGTGAACGACGCCCCTCCACCctacagcagcatttctgcagagAGCACAG CTTATTTTGACTACAAGGATGAGTTGGGGTTCCCGAAGCCGCCGTCCTACAACGTGGCCACCACTCTGCCCAGCTACGACGAGGCCGAGAGGACCAAGGCTGAGGCCACCATTCCCTTGGTTCCTGGCAGG gATGAAGATTTCATGACACGGGATGATTTTGATGACACTGACCAGCTGAGGATAGGAAATGATGGCATTTTCATGCTGACTTTCTTCA TGGCATTCCTCTTCAACTGGATTGgatttttcctgtctttctgtCTGACTACTTCAGCTGCAGGACGATATGGGGCCATTTCTGGGTTTGGTCTGTCTCTTATTAAGTGGATCCTTATTGTCAGGGTGAGTTGTGTGGTGCAAAACCACGTACAGACACTGATGACACTGACACTCTTTTTCCCCAGCAGGTTTTTCTATCTCATATTGAAGTTAGTGATAAATTTagggttggttgtttttttttttttaaaaatgaaatcttttttGAGCTACTTACTCACTAAGGGCAGAGATTTTTCATAA
- the NDFIP1 gene encoding NEDD4 family-interacting protein 1 isoform X1 — protein sequence MDGRVERGQALRTWGMGSLALTWSTAPFQHGVLEEVLSYLLWNCFCAAYFDYKDELGFPKPPSYNVATTLPSYDEAERTKAEATIPLVPGRDEDFMTRDDFDDTDQLRIGNDGIFMLTFFMAFLFNWIGFFLSFCLTTSAAGRYGAISGFGLSLIKWILIVRVSCVVQNHVQTLMTLTLFFPSRFFYLILKLVINLGLVVFFFLKMKSFLSYLLTKGRDFS from the exons ATGGATGGAAGGGTGGAGAGGGGACAGGCTTTAAGAACCTGGGGAATGGGCTCATTGGCgctcacctggagcactgctCCTTTCCAACACGGAGTTCTTGAGGAAGTGCTGAGTTACCTCCTGTGGAACTGTTTTTGTGCAGCTTATTTTGACTACAAGGATGAGTTGGGGTTCCCGAAGCCGCCGTCCTACAACGTGGCCACCACTCTGCCCAGCTACGACGAGGCCGAGAGGACCAAGGCTGAGGCCACCATTCCCTTGGTTCCTGGCAGG gATGAAGATTTCATGACACGGGATGATTTTGATGACACTGACCAGCTGAGGATAGGAAATGATGGCATTTTCATGCTGACTTTCTTCA TGGCATTCCTCTTCAACTGGATTGgatttttcctgtctttctgtCTGACTACTTCAGCTGCAGGACGATATGGGGCCATTTCTGGGTTTGGTCTGTCTCTTATTAAGTGGATCCTTATTGTCAGGGTGAGTTGTGTGGTGCAAAACCACGTACAGACACTGATGACACTGACACTCTTTTTCCCCAGCAGGTTTTTCTATCTCATATTGAAGTTAGTGATAAATTTagggttggttgtttttttttttttaaaaatgaaatcttttttGAGCTACTTACTCACTAAGGGCAGAGATTTTTCATAA